From Asterias rubens chromosome 20, eAstRub1.3, whole genome shotgun sequence, one genomic window encodes:
- the LOC117303778 gene encoding uncharacterized protein LOC117303778 isoform X4 encodes MLRTLILVTLLGYVVPAAVMQRCEECAPPPPPPKRCHWAKSTPSECCPSKLVCEEPLTACRSGAKVAKYCPDSLCDDTTCKGHPHAKCLISRCGGCSVKFYKHDELVKCAGHNKEIKPICPYLPVATCENSPCMYGKCKAEPSAPCRVDFCQPCTAVFHDENNKEMQCSPSVDTEPLPDFELDGETEPLQKDSKPHGETEPAQEEFGQQHSKPTQGEAISHEESEPAQEEPDQEQNKPTLGETVHQQENELVQRETESVEEIEPSTGAVESQEESEPVGKVEPSTGAVESQEESEPVGEVEPSTGAVETQEESEPVGEIKPSTGESEPTQEEPDQEQNKPTLGETVHQQENELVQQETESVEVIEPSTGAVESHEESEPVGEIEPSTGESEPAQEEPDQEQNKPTLGETVHQQENKLVQRETESVEEIEPSTGAVESQEESEPTQEEPDQEQNKPTLGETVHQQEHELVQQETESVEEIEPSTGAVESQEESEPTQEEPDQEQNKPTLRETVHQQENELVQHETESVEEIEPSIGAVESQEESEPVGEIGPSTGESEPTQEEPDQEQNKPTLGETVHQQENELVQHETESVEEIEPSIGAVESQEESEPVGEIGPSTGESEPTQEEPDQEQNKPTLGETVHQQENELVQQETESFEEIEPSTGESEPAQEEPDQEQNKPTLGETVHQQENELVQRETESVEEIEPSTGAVESQEESEPTQEEPDQEQNKPTLRETVHQQENELVQHETESVEEIEPSTGAVESQEESEPTQEEPDQEQNKPTLGETVHQQENELVQRETESVEEIEPSTGAVESQEESEPTQEEPDQEQNKPTLGETVHQQENELVQRETESVEEIEPSIGVVETQEESEPTQEEPDQEQNKPTLGETVHQQENELVQQETESVEEIEPSIGVVETQEESEPTQEEPDQEQNKPTLGETAHQQENELVQRETESVEEIEPSTGAVESQEESEPVGEIEPQTAKSEEVGHYCVDGETWKDGCADCQCVNGFPTCFWVGCGTFQVPEGIICNVRPGTENDCCPKYDCEEVESHCVDKEGKEYAEGEQWKEGCEDCECSNGIPSCKLIPCALFMPPEGTQCKVRPGTENDCCPQFDCEEVENHCVDKEGKKYADGEKWKEGKCGMDCQCSNGVPSCYSKGCSLFTVGLGVRCKVRPGTEEDCCPQHDCEQVESYCVDKEGKEYADGEKWKEGCVDCECSNGIPSCKLIPCALFMPPEGTQCKVRPGTENDCCPQFDCEDVGSHCVDKEGNKYAEGEKWKDGCAECECLTGFSHICKSTSCPIYEVLEGSVCKVRPGTEEDCCPQYDCEEVENHCVDKEGKKYADGEKWKEGKCGPDCQCSNGVLSCYSSGCSIFLVGEGTQCKIRPGTEEDCCPQYDCEEAPSNKPCIDANGNTRKHREEYFLGKCDPCVCIDGIPVCAVVDCVHHPPVSPFEICHVRPRTEDQCCPEYDCTVKRERRKSVGANQHEVIDQPEEIDQPTDINQAGYTEQPDIAGIEQPIETEQLVDSEHEDSEQPLVIEHTVGEQNPSSKLDCSTVRCKLARTKLPPLCRSIVLPGECCADGMVCEEPLSDCPIAVSVPESCPDDLCLKATCESHPEAKCIISRCGGCFTKFFDDSGTVIEECSKDFANKTEMCPPPPLSFWCISPPCAYGQHCKAYPDAICHSTYCSIKCGLPEIFHDKYNNEIKDCSIEGFKNKCEEMGPCEDPPEGVLPDNSLCRWIVQPEECCPRDFGPNGFVCEEPISACGDGVNTLQLDCPDDLCQRATCENHPGAKCKISHCGKCHTVFYDNDGNKVDCGNDPVESDTYCPRNEWGRCSEPACPLPILPLPGLILICPRCFLDWCDSCKAYNFDAEFKLMDCDKEPCQCTMLIEGTEQPVDIEQPVVSEQEDSEPPIVMEHSVGQQNMGGIEHQVDTEQLVDSEQEDSEQQLVIEHTVGEQNPSSKLDCSTVRCKLARTKLPPLCRSIVLPGECCADGMVCEESLSKCPIAVSVPESCPDDLCLKATCESHPEAKCIISRCGGCFTKFFDDSGTAIEECNKDFSDLISCPPLPDTISCVSPPCAYGQHCKAYPDAICHSTYCSIKCGLPEIFHDKYNNEIKDCSIEGFKNKCEEMGPCEDPPKGVLPMFCRWIVQPEECCPRDFGPNGFVCEEPISACGDEVNTLQLDCPDDLCQRATCENHPGAKCKISHCGKCHTVFYNCNGNKVDCGNNPVESDTFCPTNFWGRCAEPACPIPPPPQPGLICPRCFLDWCDSCKAYNYNAEFKLMDCNNESCHCIMSQVIEQPVDNEQLVDEQEDSKQPIVMEHSVGDKMIH; translated from the exons CTCTGACTGCCTGTCGTTCAGGAGCAAAAGTGGCTAAATATTGTCCAGATTCACTCTGTGATGACACAACCTGTAAGGGTCACCCTCATGCGAAGTGTCTGATCAGTAGATGTGGAGGCTGTTCTGTCAAGTTCTATAAGCACGATGAACTTGTAAAATGTGCAGGACATAATAAAG AAATCAAACCAATCTGTCCTTATCTTCCTGTTGCCACCTGCGAGAATTCACCATGTATGTATGGTAAATGTAAGGCTGAACCAAGTGCTCCTTGTCGAGTTGACTTCTGTCAGCCATGTACAGCAGTGTTTCATGATGAAAACAATAAAGAGATGCAATGTTCCCCATCTGTTGATACTGAACCGCTGCCAGACTTTGAGTTAGACGGAGAAACAGAACCTCTTCAAAAAGATTCTAAACCACACGGGGAGACAGAACCAGCTCAAGAAGAATTTGGACAACAACATAGTAAACCGACACAAGGGGAAGCAATATCACATGAGGAAAGTGAACCAGCACAAGAAGAACCTGACCAAGAACAGAATAAACCAACACTGGGAGAAACTGTACATCAACAAGAGAATGAACTAGTACAACGGGAAACCGAATCAGTGGAAGAGATTGAACCATCAACTGGAGCAGTTGAATCACAAGAGGAAAGTGAACCAGTGGGAAAAGTCGAACCATCAACTGGAGCAGTTGAATCACAAGAGGAAAGTGAACCAGTGGGAGAAGTCGAACCATCAACTGGAGCAGTTGAAACACAAGAGGAAAGTGAACCAGTGGGAGAGATCAAACCATCAACTGGGGAAAGTGAACCAACACAAGAAGAACCTGACCAAGAACAGAATAAACCAACACTGGGAGAAACTGTACATCAACAAGAGAATGAACTAGTACAACAGGAAACCGAATCAGTGGAAGTGATTGAACCATCAACTGGAGCAGTTGAATCACACGAGGAAAGTGAACCAGTGGGAGAGATCGAACCATCAACTGGGGAAAGTGAACCAGCACAAGAAGAACCTGACCAAGAACAGAATAAACCTACACTGGGAGAAACTGTACATCAACAAGAGAATAAACTAGTACAACGGGAAACCGAATCAGTGGAAGAGATTGAACCATCAACCGGAGCAGTTGAATCGCAAGAGGAAAGTGAACCAACACAAGAAGAACCTGACCAAGAACAGAACAAACCAACACTGGGAGAAACTGTACATCAACAAGAGCATGAACTAGTACAACAGGAAACCGAATCAGTGGAAGAGATTGAACCATCAACCGGAGCAGTTGAATCGCAAGAGGAAAGTGAACCAACACAAGAAGAACCTGACCAAGAACAGAACAAACCAACACTGAGAGAAACTGTACATCAACAAGAGAATGAACTAGTACAACATGAAACCGAATCAGTGGAAGAGATTGAACCATCAATTGGAGCAGTTGAATCACAAGAGGAAAGTGAACCAGTGGGAGAGATCGGACCATCAACTGGGGAAAGTGAACCAACACAAGAAGAACCTGACCAAGAACAGAACAAACCAACACTGGGAGAAACTGTACATCAACAAGAGAATGAACTAGTACAACATGAAACCGAATCAGTGGAAGAGATTGAACCATCAATTGGAGCAGTTGAATCACAAGAGGAAAGTGAACCAGTGGGAGAGATCGGACCATCAACTGGGGAAAGTGAACCAACACAAGAAGAACCTGACCAAGAACAGAATAAACCAACACTGGGAGAAACTGTACATCAACAAGAGAATGAACTAGTACAACAGGAAACCGAATCATTTGAAGAGATTGAACCATCAACTGGGGAAAGTGAACCAGCACAAGAAGAACCTGACCAAGAACAGAACAAACCAACACTGGGAGAAACTGTACATCAACAAGAGAATGAACTAGTACAACGGGAAACCGAATCAGTGGAAGAGATTGAACCATCAACTGGAGCAGTTGAATCACAAGAGGAAAGTGAACCAACACAAGAAGAACCTGACCAAGAACAGAACAAACCAACACTGAGAGAAACTGTACATCAACAAGAGAATGAACTAGTACAACATGAAACCGAATCAGTGGAAGAGATTGAACCATCAACTGGAGCAGTTGAATCACAAGAGGAAAGTGAACCAACACAAGAAGAACCTGACCAAGAACAGAACAAACCAACACTGGGAGAAACTGTACATCAACAAGAGAATGAACTAGTACAACGGGAAACCGAATCAGTGGAAGAGATTGAACCATCAACTGGAGCAGTTGAATCACAAGAGGAAAGTGAACCAACACAAGAAGAACCTGACCAAGAACAGAACAAACCAACACTGGGAGAAACTGTACATCAACAAGAGAATGAACTAGTACAACGGGAAACCGAATCAGTGGAAGAGATTGAACCATCAATTGGAGTAGTTGAAACACAAGAGGAAAGTGAACCAACACAAGAAGAACCTGACCAAGAACAGAACAAACCAACACTGGGAGAAACTGTACATCAACAAGAGAATGAACTAGTACAACAGGAAACCGAATCAGTGGAAGAGATTGAACCATCAATTGGAGTAGTTGAAACACAAGAGGAAAGTGAACCAACACAAGAAGAACCTGACCAAGAACAGAACAAACCAACACTGGGAGAAACTGCACATCAACAAGAGAATGAACTAGTACAACGGGAAACCGAATCAGTGGAAGAGATTGAACCATCAACCGGAGCAGTTGAATCACAGGAGGAAAGTGAACCAGTGGGAGAGATCGAACCTCAAACAGCTAAATCAGAAG AAGTGGGACATTACTGCGTTGACGGAGAGACATGGAAAGATGGATGCGCGGATTGTCAGTGTGTTAATGGTTTTCCTACTTGCTTTTGGGTAGGGTGTGGAACCTTTCAAGTACCTGAAGGTATAATATGTAATGTACGACCAGGAACAGAAAATGATTGTTGCCCAAAATATGATTGTGAAGAGG TGGAAAGTCACTGCGTTGACAAGGAGGGAAAGGAGTATGCTGAGGGAGAGCAATGGAAAGAGGGATGCGAGGATTGCGAGTGTAGCAATGGTATTCCTTCTTGCAAATTAATACCATGTGCACTCTTTATGCCACCTGAGGGTACACAATGTAAAGTGCGACCAGGAACAGAAAATGACTGTTGCCCACAATTTGATTGTGAAGAAg TGGAAAATCACTGCGTCGATAAGGAGGGAAAGAAGTATGCTGACGGAGAGAAATGGAAAGAGGGAAAATGCGGGATGGACTGTCAGTGTAGCAATGGTGTTCCTTCTTGCTATTCCAAGGGGTGTTCTCTCTTCACAGTAGGGTTGGGTGTACGATGTAAAGTACGACCAGGAACTGAAGAAGACTGTTGCCCACAACATGATTGCGAACAGG TGGAAAGTTACTGCGTTGACAAGGAGGGAAAGGAGTATGCTGATGGAGAGAAATGGAAAGAGGGATGCGTGGATTGCGAGTGTAGCAATGGTATTCCTTCTTGCAAATTAATACCATGTGCACTCTTTATGCCACCTGAGGGTACACAATGTAAAGTACGACCAGGAACAGAAAATGACTGTTGCCCACAATTTGATTGTGAAGAtg TGGGAAGTCACTGCGTTGACAAGGAGGGAAATAAGTATGCTGAGGGAGAGAAATGGAAAGATGGATGCGCAGAGTGTGAGTGTTtgactggtttcagtcatattTGCAAATCCACATCGTGTCCAATCTATGAAGTACTTGAGGGTTCAGTATGTAAAGTACGACCAGGAACTGAAGAAGATTGTTGCCCACAATATGATTGTGAAGAGg tggaaaATCACTGCGTCGACAAGGAGGGAAAGAAGTATGCTGACGGAGAGAAATGGAAAGAGGGTAAATGCGGGCCGGACTGTCAGTGTAGCAATGGTGTTCTTTCTTGCTATTCCAGTGGGTGTTCTATCTTTTTAGTAGGTGAGGGTACACAATGTAAAATACGACCAGGAACTGAAGAAGATTGTTGCCCACAATATGATTGCGAAGAGG CTCCATCTAACAAACCATGTATTGATGCCAATGGAAACACGCGTAAGCATAGAGAGGAATATTTTTTGGGAAAATGTGATCCTTGCGTCTGCATTGATGGTATCCCTGTGTGTGCAGTTGTAGATTGCGTCCATCACCCTCCAGTCTCGCCCTTTGAAATCTGCCATGTGAGGCCTCGAACAGAGGACCAATGCTGTCCAGAGTATGATTGCA CAGTAAAGCGAGAACGTAGAAAATCAGTAGGAGCCAATCAACATGAGGTCATTGATCAACCAGAAGAGATTGATCAACCAACAGACATCAATCAAGCAGGATATACTGAACAACCAG ATATTGCAGGTATTGAGCAACCAATTGAAACTGAGCAACTAGTGGATAGTGAACATGAAGATAGTGAACAACCTTTGGTTATAGAACATACAGTAGGTGAACAAA ATCCCTCTTCCAAGCTAGACTGTTCAACTGTGCGTTGCAAACTGGCAAGAACCAAGCTCCCGCCTCTGTGCCGATCGATTGTTTTACCAGGGGAATGTTGTGCTGATGGTATGGTGTGTGAAGAAC CTCTTTCTGATTGCCCAATCGCTGTGAGTGTCCCAGAATCCTGTCCTGATGATCTGTGTTTGAAGGCAACCTGCGAGAGTCACCCTGAAGCTAAATGCATCATCAGTCGCTGTGGAGGATGCTTTACCAAGTTCTTTGATGATAGTGGCACAGTTATTGAGGAATGCAGCAAGGATTTTGCCA ATAAAACCGAGATGTGTCCACCACCCCCATTAAGCTTTTGGTGTATTTCACCTCCTTGTGCATATGGGCAACATTGTAAAGCATATCCAGACGCTATTTGTCATTCCACTTACTGCAGCATAAAGTGTGGTCTTCCTGAGATATTCCATGATAAATACAACAACGAGATCAAGGATTGCTCTATTG AGGGCTTCAAGAACAAATGTGAAGAAATGGGTCCCTGCGAAGATCCCCCAGAAGGCGTTCTTCCTGATAACTCTCTCTGCCGATGGATTGTCCAACCAGAAGAATGCTGCCCTCGGGATTTTGGTCCTAATGGTTTTGTGTGTGAAGAGC CAATATCAGCTTGCGGTGATGGAGTCAATACATTGCAACTAGACTGTCCAGATGACTTGTGCCAGAGAGCAACATGTGAGAACCACCCTGGTGCTAAATGTAAGATCAGTCACTGTGGAAAATGCCACACTGTCTTCTACGACAACGATGGTAACAAGGTGGACTGCGGAAACGACCCTGTGGAAAGTG ATACATACTGCCCACGAAATGAATGGGGGCGTTGTTCAGAACCTGCGTGTCCCCTCCCCATACTACCACTGCCTGGGTTGATATTGATATGTCCCAGGTGCTTCTTGGACTGGTGTGATTCTTGCAAGGCATATAACTTTGATGCAGAGTTTAAACTAATGGATTGTGACAAAGAACCTTGCCAATGTACAATGTTAATTGAAG GTACTGAACAACCAGTTGATATTGAACAACCAGTGGTTAGTGAACAAGAAGATAGTGAACCACCAATAGTTATGGAACATTCAGTAGGTCAACAAA ATATGGGAGGTATTGAACATCAAGTTGATACTGAACAACTAGTGGATAGTGAACAAGAAGATAGTGAACAACAGTTAGTTATTGAACATACCGTAGGTGAACAAA ATCCATCTTCCAAGCTAGACTGTTCAACTGTGCGTTGCAAATTGGCAAGAACCAAGCTCCCCCCTCTGTGCCGATCGATTGTTTTACCAGGGGAATGTTGTGCTGATGGTATGGTGTGTGAAGAAT CTCTTTCTAAATGCCCAATCGCTGTGAGTGTCCCAGAATCTTGTCCTGATGATCTGTGTTTGAAGGCAACCTGCGAGAGTCACCCTGAAGCTAAATGCATCATCAGTCGTTGTGGAGGATGCTTTACTAAGTTCTTTGATGATAGTGGCACAGCCATTGAGGAATGCAACAAGGATTTTTCGG ATTTGATCAGCTGTCCACCACTACCAGATACCATATCTTGTGTTTCACCTCCTTGTGCATATGGGCAACATTGTAAAGCATATCCAGACGCTATTTGTCATTCCACTTACTGCAGCATAAAGTGTGGTCTTCCTGAGATATTCCATGATAAATACAACAACGAGATCAAGGATTGCTCTATTG AGGGCTTCAAGAACAAATGTGAAGAAATGGGTCCCTGCGAAGATCCTCCAAAAGGAGTTCTTCCTATGTTCTGCCGATGGATTGTCCAACCAGAAGAATGCTGCCCTCGGGATTTTGGTCCTAATGGTTTTGTGTGTGAAGAGC CAATATCAGCTTGCGGTGATGAAGTCAATACATTGCAACTAGACTGTCCAGATGACTTGTGCCAGAGAGCAACATGTGAGAACCACCCTGGTGCTAAATGTAAGATCAGTCACTGTGGAAAATGCCACACTGTCTTCTACAACTGCAATGGTAACAAGGTGGACTGTGGAAACAACCCTGTGGAAAGTG ATACATTCTGCCCAACAAACTTTTGGGGGAGGTGTGCGGAACCTGCGTGTCCAATTCCCCCACCACCACAGCCTGGGTTGATATGTCCCAGGTGTTTCTTGGACTGGTGTGATTCTTGCAAGGCATACAACTATAATGCAGAGTTTAAACTAATGGATTGTAACAATGAATCTTGCCACTGTATCATGTCACAAG TTATTGAACAACCAGTTGACAATGAACAACTAGTGGATGAACAAGAAGATAGCAAACAACCAATAGTTATGGAGCATTCAGTAGGTGACAAAA TGATACATTGA